The following coding sequences lie in one Anticarsia gemmatalis isolate Benzon Research Colony breed Stoneville strain chromosome 16, ilAntGemm2 primary, whole genome shotgun sequence genomic window:
- the LOC142979355 gene encoding membrane-bound alkaline phosphatase-like, which produces MWRHVSTTLALLLLALARPSHERDIDHSRMVRGGNGPSAEASPQYWATQARAAIDAKLHRKESTNAARNVVMFLGDGMSVTTLAAARTLMGQRRGNTGEESQLSFEAFPSTGFSKTYCVDAQIADSACSATAYLGGSKANIGTIGVSAAVQQGDCVSATDPANHVHSIADWALKDGRSAGIVTTTRVTHASPAGVYAHTGSRHWESDFLLTYMCGTDEPRQSDIALQLIENHPGDKFQVILGGGRREFLPNTVIDEEGTQGQRLDGRNLIEEWQEAKKSQNVSYQYVWNREQLMEASEELPEYLLGLFEGGHMQYHMEADPTTEPTLAELTEVAIRSLSRNEKGFFLFVEGGRIDHAHHDNLARLALDETIQLSEAVARAAELLSEDDSLLVVTSDHAHVMTLNGYSPRGSDILGPSLDGADMSDVPYMTLSYANGPGFRQHADAGVRTDVSQQDYRDTSFLYEAMVPLYQETHGGEDVAVFARGPHHSLFSGVYEQSQIPHLMAYVGCFGDGPHACDAHN; this is translated from the exons ATGTGGCGCCACGTTAGCACAACCCTCGCGCTCCTGCTGCTCGCGCTCGCGCGCCCCTCGCACG AGCGGGATATAGACCACAGTAGGATGGTGCGCGGCGGCAACGGTCCGTCGGCGGAGGCGAGCCCGCAGTACTGGGCGACGCAGGCGCGCGCCGCCATCGACGCCAAGCTGCACCGCAAGGAGTCCACCAACGCGGCGCGCAACGTGGTCATGTTCCTCGGAGACGGCATGTCCGTGACCACGCTCGCCGCCGCGCGCACGCTCATGGGCCAGCGTCGGGGAAACACCGGCGAGGAGTCACAACTCTCCTTCGAGGCCTTCCCCTCCACCGGATTTTCAAAG ACGTACTGCGTAGACGCACAGATCGCAGACTCTGCTTGCTCGGCCACGGCATACCTCGGCGGCTCCAAAGCGAACATCGGCACTATCGGCGTGAGCGCCGCCGTGCAGCAGGGAGACTGTGTCTCCGCCACCGACCCCGCCAACCACGTGCACTCCATCGCCGACTGGGCTCTCAAGGACGGACGAAGTGCCG GTATCGTAACTACGACGCGCGTCACTCACGCGTCTCCGGCGGGCGTGTACGCGCACACCGGCTCCCGCCACTGGGAGAGCGACTTTCTGTTGACATACATGTGCGGCACCGACGAGCCGCGCCAAAGCGACATTGCTCTTCAACTCATTGAAAACCATCCTGGCGATAAATTCCAA GTCATTTTAGGAGGTGGTCGTCGCGAATTTCTTCCTAACACGGTGATCGACGAGGAAGGCACACAAGGCCAACGTCTGGACGGCAGGAACTTGATCGAGGAGTGGCAGGAGGCTAAAAAGTCTCAAAATGTCAGCTACCAGTACGTCTGGAACAGAGAGCAACTGATGGAAGCGTCGGAGGAGCTTCCGGAGTACTTACTCGGCTTGTTCGAGGGCGGCCACATGCAATATCACATGGAAGCCGACCCCACCACCGAACCGACCCTGGCGGAGCTCACCGAGGTGGCGATTCGCTCTTTGAGCAGGAACGAGAAAGGCTTCTTCCTGTTCGTGGAGGGCGGGCGCATCGACCACGCGCACCACGACAACCTGGCGCGCCTCGCGCTCGACGAGACCATCCAGCTGAGCGAGGCCGTGGCGCGCGCCGCCGAGCTGCTGTCCGAGGACGACTCGCTGCTCGTGGTCACGTCCGACCACGCGCACGTCATGACGCTCAACGGCTACTCGCCGCGCGGCAGCGACATCCTCGGGCCCTCGCTGGACGGCGCCGACATGAGCGACGTGCCCTACATGACTCTCTCGTACGCCAACGGGCCCGGCTTCAGGCAGCACGCCGATGCCGGCGTGCGCACTGACGTCTCGCAACAAGATTACC GTGACACTAGTTTCTTGTACGAGGCGATGGTGCCGCTGTACCAGGAGACGCACGGCGGCGAGGACGTGGCGGTGTTCGCGCGCGGGCCGCACCACTCGCTGTTCTCCGGCGTGTACGAGCAGAGCCAGATCCCGCACCTCATGGCCTACGTGGGCTGCTTCGGCGACGGCCCGCACGCCTGTGACGCGCACAACTAA